The Nitrospirota bacterium genome segment TGCTCAAGGGCGAAGTGAAGGACGTGCTGCTCCTCGACGTGACGCCGCTCTCGCTGGGCATCGAAACCCTCGGCGGTGTCTTCACAAAGTTGATCGAGCGGAACACGACCGTCCCGACGAAGAAGAGCCAGGTCTTTTCGACGGCGGCCGACAATCAAACGGCGGTGACCATTCGCGTGTTCCAGGGCGAACGCGAGATGGCGAACGACAACAAGCTCCTCGGCCAGTTCGACCTGGTCGGTTTGCCTCCTGCCCCGCGCGGGATGCCACAAGTCGAAGTGACGTTCGACATCGATGCCAACGGCATCGTCCATGTCTCGGCCAAAGACTTGGCCACGCAAAAGGAACAGTCCATCAAGATCACGGCGTCCGGCGGCTTGAGCAAGGAAGAAGTCGAGAAGCTGGTGAAGGATGCCCAGGCCCATACGGACGAAGATAAGAAGCGGCGGAAAACCGCCGAGGCAAAAAACCAGGCCGACACGCTGATCTACCAGACGGAAAAGAACCTGAGCGAGCACGGCGACAAGATCGCCGCGGAAGACAAGACCAAAGTCGAGGAAGCCGTGGCCGCGCTGAAGAAAGCGATGGAAGGCACGGACCCGGACGCGATCGAGTCTGCCACCCAGGCCTTGACCACCGCCTCCCACAAGCTGGCGGAGGAAATGTACAAGGCGGCCTCCGCCTCGGCTGCGCCGGGCGCCGGCGCCAGCGCGGGAGACGGAGCGGGCGAGACCAAGACGGACGAAAAGGTCGTCGACGCAGAATTCGAAGAAGTAGACAAAGAGAAAAAGTAAGCTAGAATACCGTCAGCAAGACCGAGCTTCGTCAATATGCGGGGCTCGGTCTTGCTGCACTATCACCCAGAGAGATGGCATCCGTGTCCAAGCGCGATTACTACGAAACCTTAGGCGTCGAACGAACCGCCTCCGACGACGAGCTCAAGAAGGCCTATCGCAAGATGGCCCGCCAGCACCATCCCGATCTCCAGACGGGAGAGGCGCAGAAAAAAGTATCGGAAGAAAAATTCAAAGAGGTCAACGAAGCCTACGAGACACTGAGCGATCAGGAAAAGCGCAAACGCTATGACATGTTCGGCCACGCGGGCGGCCAGCAGGGGCCCGGATCTGAGGGATTCGGCGGTGGCGGCGGCTTCGGCGACGCCTTCAACGACATCTTCGAAGATTTTTTCGGGGGCCAGCGAGGCGGTAACCGGGCGGAGCGAGGGAACGATCTTCAGTACAACCTGGAGCTGACCTTTGAAGAATCCGTCTACGGGAAAGATGCCAAGCTGAAAATCCCGCGCTGGGAAGTCTGTCCTGACTGTAAAGGATCCGGCGCCAAAAGCGCCGCCGCGATCAAGACCTGCCCTAGCTGCAAAGGGGCCGGCCAGATGCGATTCCAGCAGGGCTTCTTCAGCATCAGCCGTCCCTGCGGCCAATGCGAGGGAGCGGGACGGATCGTCACAGAGCCCTGCGGCGCCTGCCAGGGCCGTCAACGCACGTACCGGGAACGAACCATCGCCGTCCACATCCCGGCCGGCATCGAATCAGGCATGCGCCTGCGTCTCTCCAACGAAGGGGAACACGGAGTCAATGCGGGCCCGCCAGGCGACCTCTATGTGGCGATCACCGTCAAACCACACCCCGTCTTTCAGCGCCAAGGGCACGACATCCTCTGTGACGTCCCGGTCAATTTCGTCACAGCCGTGCTCGGAGGCAAAATCGAAGTCCCCACGCTGA includes the following:
- the dnaJ gene encoding molecular chaperone DnaJ, with amino-acid sequence MASVSKRDYYETLGVERTASDDELKKAYRKMARQHHPDLQTGEAQKKVSEEKFKEVNEAYETLSDQEKRKRYDMFGHAGGQQGPGSEGFGGGGGFGDAFNDIFEDFFGGQRGGNRAERGNDLQYNLELTFEESVYGKDAKLKIPRWEVCPDCKGSGAKSAAAIKTCPSCKGAGQMRFQQGFFSISRPCGQCEGAGRIVTEPCGACQGRQRTYRERTIAVHIPAGIESGMRLRLSNEGEHGVNAGPPGDLYVAITVKPHPVFQRQGHDILCDVPVNFVTAVLGGKIEVPTLKGNTVIKIPAGTQQDKILRLKGLGIPSLKSQSTGDQLFVIKIQIPTKLNARQKELLTEFAKESGMTMDEGGDGFFDKMKAHFE